In the genome of Bdellovibrionota bacterium, the window TCGCAACGACGGCGTTGAAAAGGAAACCGAGGAGAGCGACTTCTAACGCGATTCACGATAAAAGAGTCCTCATGAAAAGTCCGATTCGAGTGGTTCAGGTGGGCCTGGGGCCGGTGGGGCAGATGCTGACGCAGCATTTGGCCGAGAGGAAATTCATTTCAATCGTCGGGGCCGTGGATGTCGATCCGGTGAAGAAGGGGATGGACATCGGCGAGTTCGCGAAGCCGGCGAAAAAAACAGGGATTCGAATCCGGCCGTCTTTGAAGGATTTTGAAAAAGGAGAGGCGGACATCGCGGCGATCACGACGACGTCCACGCTGGAATCGATCGCGCCGGTGTTGGAAACCGCGGCAAGAAAGGGGATGGGTGTCGTTTCGACATGTGAAGAGCTCGTTTATCCCTGGCGCCGACAGCCGGCGCTGGCGAAGAAAATCGATGCCGCGGCCAAAGAAGGGGGTGTGGCGATTTTGGGAACCGGCGTCAATCCGGGATATCTCATGGATTTTCTTCCGGTCGCTTTGACGGCCGTATGCCGGTCGGTCACGGCGATTCGGATCGAACGAATTCAGGACGCCTCCAGGCGCCGCATACCCTTTCAACGAAAAATCGGGACCGGCATGACGCCCGAAGAGTTTCGATCCCGCGTGGAGGAGGGGAAGCTGGGACACGTCGGACTCGCAGAGTCGATGGACATGATCGCCGCGCATCTCGGCTGGAAATTGGATCAGACCGATGAGGCCACCGAACCGGTCTTGGCCGAGCGGTCGACGCCAAGCGGATTGGGAACGATTCCGCCCGAAAAGGTGATCGGCCTTTTGCAACGGGC includes:
- a CDS encoding dihydrodipicolinate reductase, with amino-acid sequence MKSPIRVVQVGLGPVGQMLTQHLAERKFISIVGAVDVDPVKKGMDIGEFAKPAKKTGIRIRPSLKDFEKGEADIAAITTTSTLESIAPVLETAARKGMGVVSTCEELVYPWRRQPALAKKIDAAAKEGGVAILGTGVNPGYLMDFLPVALTAVCRSVTAIRIERIQDASRRRIPFQRKIGTGMTPEEFRSRVEEGKLGHVGLAESMDMIAAHLGWKLDQTDEATEPVLAERSTPSGLGTIPPEKVIGLLQRARGRMAGKVVLALEFRAVVGSPESRDTVYIDGLPGLSVTIPEGVQGDVATCAIVTNAIPVVMGTTPGLKTMIDLPPVSWRA